In the Natronolimnobius baerhuensis genome, one interval contains:
- a CDS encoding SRPBCC family protein, translated as MPVYERETRVDAPLEDVWKFHSNVSGLEMLTPDWLGLDVESVVGPDGEADPNILEAGSEISLSLRPFGVGPRQHWTSVIQVRERTNGAAYFRDEMADGPFDTWRHTHTFFADGQETLLRDHVEYELFGPVGDLTSPVSMIGFEAMFRERHRRTKAALE; from the coding sequence ATGCCCGTCTACGAGCGCGAAACTCGAGTCGACGCACCACTCGAGGACGTCTGGAAGTTTCACTCGAATGTCTCCGGTCTCGAGATGCTGACACCTGACTGGCTGGGATTGGACGTCGAATCGGTTGTTGGGCCTGACGGCGAGGCAGATCCCAACATCCTCGAGGCAGGATCGGAAATTTCGCTGTCGCTTCGGCCGTTCGGCGTCGGCCCGCGCCAGCACTGGACGTCGGTAATTCAGGTTCGAGAACGGACGAACGGCGCGGCGTACTTTCGCGACGAAATGGCAGACGGTCCCTTTGATACCTGGCGTCACACGCACACGTTCTTCGCGGACGGCCAGGAGACACTCCTTCGCGATCACGTCGAATACGAACTGTTCGGGCCGGTTGGTGACCTCACCTCACCAGTTTCGATGATCGGCTTCGAGGCGATGTTTCGTGAACGACACCGCCGGACGAAAGCCGCACTCGAGTAG
- a CDS encoding DMT family transporter, which translates to MSGTDLETTPYAALAFAVLAASTSAILVRWSHAPSSVAAFYRVVFTTAIVAPIALVWYRDEFGRLSRSDLAFAVVAGVALAVHFAAWFESLNYTSVAASVTLVQTQPIFVALGAVLVLGERVSRTTVFGIVVAIIGAAAMSLGDSGQAPLADATMYGNALALLGAVTVAGYVLAGRSIRQRVSLFPYVTVVYTACAATLFVLVGAQGHDYVAYPTSEWLLFLAMAIGPGVFGHTVINWVLKHLESVVVSVAWLGEPLGATLLALVLLEELPDAITVAGGLVVLVGIYVTTIERERTSG; encoded by the coding sequence GTGAGTGGCACCGACCTCGAGACGACGCCGTACGCCGCGCTCGCGTTTGCGGTTCTGGCCGCGAGCACGAGCGCGATTTTGGTTCGCTGGAGTCACGCGCCGAGTTCGGTTGCGGCCTTCTATCGGGTGGTGTTTACGACGGCGATCGTCGCGCCCATTGCGCTCGTCTGGTACCGCGACGAGTTCGGGCGACTCTCGAGGAGCGATCTCGCCTTCGCAGTCGTCGCAGGCGTTGCGCTGGCGGTCCACTTCGCGGCCTGGTTCGAGAGTCTCAACTACACGAGCGTCGCTGCGAGCGTGACACTCGTCCAGACGCAGCCAATCTTCGTCGCACTGGGTGCGGTACTGGTCCTCGGCGAGCGCGTTTCCCGGACGACTGTGTTCGGCATCGTCGTCGCCATTATTGGTGCGGCCGCGATGTCGCTCGGCGATAGCGGGCAAGCACCCCTTGCAGACGCCACGATGTACGGCAACGCGCTGGCACTGCTCGGTGCGGTCACCGTCGCAGGCTACGTGCTCGCCGGACGGTCCATCCGCCAGCGCGTCTCCCTGTTTCCGTACGTTACTGTCGTCTACACCGCCTGTGCGGCCACGCTGTTCGTCCTCGTCGGTGCACAGGGCCACGACTACGTCGCCTATCCAACCAGCGAGTGGTTGCTCTTTCTCGCCATGGCCATCGGCCCCGGCGTCTTCGGGCACACGGTGATCAACTGGGTCCTGAAACACCTCGAGTCGGTCGTCGTCAGCGTCGCCTGGCTGGGCGAACCGCTTGGTGCAACGCTACTCGCGCTCGTCTTGCTCGAGGAACTTCCAGACGCGATCACAGTGGCCGGTGGACTCGTCGTGCTCGTTGGAATCTACGTGACGACAATCGAGCGAGAGCGTACGTCAGGATGA
- a CDS encoding 2-oxoacid:acceptor oxidoreductase subunit alpha has protein sequence MSDDELIWRIAGGSGDGIDSTSQNFAKALMRSGLNVFTHRHYPSRIRGGHTYVEIRAAEREVQSRGDGYNFLLSLGDSFARNPQEEAFYGNEEIKPLSENLDELREGGVIVYDSGLISDEDVADLNLEERAEENGWHVYPVDLRGLAKEHGREVMRNTAGVGVTAALLDLDLEHIEDLMSDAMGGDVLEANLEILHDAYEMTEEDFEFEHDLRAPTGDHDTEQALLSGSNAIAYGAIDAGCRFIAGYPMTPWTDVFTILSQNFPDMGGVSEQVEDEIAAAALAVGASHAGVKSMSGSSGGGFALMSEPLGLAEMTETPLVLIESMRAGPSTGLPTKPEQSDLEFVLYTSQADSQRVVFAPGNIEEAYEQTRLAFDIAWDYQIPAIVIYDQKLSGENKNVDIEFFDREVSPDLGSTLTEDELREAAHDNSGKFKRFNYEDAEDGVSPRSIPGQKGGRYLATGNEHSPVGHINEDPDNRVAQMERRLEKLEAIRTELDEERDSTQTYFGPDEADYGIITWGSSQGAVEEAIERLNNDGHSVKGISVSDMMPFAEKEVTEFLESVDEAMVVEMNATGQFRGLIQKELGRYGDKMTSLLKFNGNPFEPGEVVEGYEVNVAEEDQQPDAQVRIEPAAGD, from the coding sequence ATGAGCGACGACGAACTCATCTGGCGAATCGCAGGCGGTTCCGGAGACGGGATCGACTCGACGAGTCAGAACTTCGCGAAGGCGCTAATGCGCTCGGGGCTCAACGTATTTACACACCGCCACTATCCATCCCGGATCCGTGGTGGCCACACATACGTCGAGATCCGTGCCGCAGAACGGGAGGTACAGTCACGAGGAGACGGCTACAACTTCCTGCTCTCACTGGGCGACTCATTCGCCCGGAATCCGCAGGAAGAGGCCTTCTACGGCAACGAAGAGATCAAGCCCCTCTCGGAGAACTTAGACGAACTCCGCGAGGGCGGTGTCATCGTCTACGACTCGGGTCTCATCAGCGACGAAGATGTCGCTGACCTCAACTTAGAGGAGCGAGCCGAAGAGAACGGCTGGCACGTCTACCCGGTCGACCTGCGCGGCCTCGCCAAGGAACACGGCCGCGAAGTCATGCGAAACACCGCTGGTGTCGGTGTCACCGCAGCCCTGCTCGATCTCGACCTCGAGCACATCGAGGACCTGATGTCCGATGCGATGGGCGGCGACGTGCTCGAGGCAAACCTCGAGATTCTGCACGACGCCTACGAGATGACCGAGGAAGACTTCGAGTTCGAACACGACCTGCGTGCGCCAACGGGCGACCACGACACTGAGCAGGCGCTGCTGTCGGGCTCGAACGCAATCGCCTACGGTGCCATCGACGCCGGCTGCCGATTCATCGCTGGCTATCCGATGACACCGTGGACGGACGTCTTCACCATCCTCAGCCAGAACTTCCCCGACATGGGCGGGGTCTCTGAGCAGGTCGAAGACGAAATCGCTGCCGCAGCACTCGCAGTCGGTGCGAGCCACGCCGGTGTCAAGTCGATGTCCGGCTCCTCCGGTGGCGGATTCGCGCTGATGAGCGAACCGCTCGGTCTCGCAGAGATGACCGAGACGCCGCTCGTCCTGATCGAATCCATGCGTGCCGGTCCATCGACCGGCCTGCCGACGAAACCCGAGCAGTCCGACCTCGAGTTCGTCCTCTATACGAGCCAGGCCGACTCCCAGCGCGTCGTCTTCGCGCCAGGGAACATCGAAGAGGCCTACGAGCAGACGCGACTGGCGTTCGACATCGCCTGGGACTACCAGATTCCGGCAATCGTCATCTACGACCAGAAGCTCTCCGGTGAGAACAAAAACGTCGACATCGAGTTCTTCGACCGCGAGGTCTCGCCTGACCTCGGCTCGACACTCACCGAAGACGAACTGCGCGAGGCAGCCCACGACAACTCCGGGAAGTTCAAGCGCTTCAACTACGAGGACGCCGAAGACGGCGTCTCACCGCGCTCGATCCCCGGACAGAAAGGCGGTCGCTACCTCGCGACGGGTAACGAACACTCGCCTGTCGGTCACATCAACGAGGACCCCGACAACCGCGTCGCCCAGATGGAACGCCGACTCGAGAAACTCGAGGCGATCCGGACGGAACTCGACGAGGAACGCGACTCGACCCAGACCTACTTCGGCCCCGACGAGGCCGACTACGGCATCATCACCTGGGGCTCCTCCCAGGGTGCCGTCGAAGAGGCTATCGAGCGCCTGAACAACGATGGCCACTCGGTCAAGGGGATCAGCGTCTCCGACATGATGCCGTTCGCCGAGAAAGAGGTCACGGAGTTCTTAGAGAGCGTTGACGAGGCGATGGTCGTCGAGATGAACGCCACCGGGCAGTTCCGCGGACTGATCCAGAAGGAACTGGGCCGATACGGCGATAAGATGACCAGTCTGCTGAAGTTCAACGGCAACCCGTTCGAGCCCGGCGAAGTCGTCGAGGGCTACGAAGTCAACGTTGCCGAGGAGGACCAGCAGCCAGACGCACAGGTACGAATCGAACCCGCTGCAGGTGACTAA
- a CDS encoding BKACE family enzyme yields MSYDDYLAGEPMIITAALTGGVHGKEANPNLPETPDEIGRAAAAVEAAGASVVHLHARQPNGERTFATERFQEIDDAVRRHADDIIIQHSTGGTGVPDADRHLPLRTEPAPEMASLDMGPLNRYDHLTSENTRGLVDSLHAEMVDRDIKPELEVFNDGHLNEVHGLLERRNLADPVYATLIFGTGTLTPPRPRNFLNAIDNLPDGAQFNTLGFGRHQLPFATMGTLCGGHVRVGLEDNVYYRRGELATSNAQLVERVVHLAEELGRDVATPSTARECLSL; encoded by the coding sequence GTGAGTTACGACGACTATCTCGCGGGTGAGCCGATGATCATCACAGCAGCGCTGACCGGCGGCGTTCACGGCAAAGAGGCGAATCCGAACCTGCCCGAGACGCCCGACGAAATCGGCCGAGCAGCCGCGGCAGTCGAGGCGGCCGGCGCATCGGTCGTCCACCTGCACGCACGGCAGCCGAACGGCGAGCGCACGTTCGCCACGGAACGGTTTCAGGAAATCGACGACGCTGTTCGGCGGCACGCCGATGACATCATCATCCAGCACTCGACTGGCGGAACGGGCGTGCCGGACGCCGACCGCCACCTGCCGCTGCGGACGGAGCCAGCCCCAGAGATGGCCTCGCTTGACATGGGGCCGCTGAACCGCTACGACCACCTCACCAGCGAGAACACCCGCGGACTCGTCGACTCGCTGCACGCGGAGATGGTCGACCGCGACATTAAGCCGGAACTCGAGGTGTTCAACGACGGCCACCTGAACGAGGTCCACGGGTTACTCGAGCGACGCAATCTCGCCGACCCCGTCTACGCGACGCTTATCTTCGGCACCGGCACGCTGACGCCGCCACGGCCGCGAAACTTCCTGAACGCCATTGACAACCTTCCCGACGGCGCACAGTTCAACACGCTCGGCTTCGGTCGCCACCAGCTTCCGTTTGCGACGATGGGGACGCTCTGTGGCGGTCACGTCCGGGTCGGACTCGAGGACAACGTCTACTATCGCCGAGGCGAACTCGCAACGAGCAATGCCCAACTGGTCGAACGGGTCGTCCATCTTGCGGAAGAACTCGGTCGGGACGTGGCGACGCCGTCGACCGCGCGGGAGTGTCTGTCTCTTTGA
- the aroC gene encoding chorismate synthase, translating to MNGNSFGRLFQVTTFGESHGDAMGCTVSGVPAGLELSEEDIQDDLDRRKPGQSMITTSRGEPDAVSIKSGVQDGYTTGTPIGMVIQNKDARSGKYEPFITAPRPSHGDFTYSAKFGTRNWGGGGRSSARETVNWVAAGAIAKKLLAREGIELKAHVNQIGDVEAPEVSFEEMLEHSEENDVRCAHPETAEEMQELIAAYQEEGDSIGGSIYFEAQGVPVGLGAPRFDSLSARLGQAMIAVPATTAFEFGLGTDAAEWTGKDRNDDWEFDDDGTPVPVENDHGGIQGGISSGEPIYGEVTLHAPTSIPKTQQTADWETGELKEEKVIGRHDPVLPPRGVPVVEAMLALTLVDFMFLSGRMNPDRVDDQPGKYDTDYHPSNPANE from the coding sequence ATGAACGGCAACTCGTTCGGTCGCCTCTTTCAGGTGACCACGTTCGGCGAGAGCCACGGGGACGCAATGGGCTGTACCGTTTCGGGGGTTCCAGCCGGCCTCGAGCTCTCCGAAGAGGATATTCAGGACGATCTCGACCGGCGAAAGCCGGGCCAGTCGATGATCACGACCAGCCGCGGCGAACCCGACGCCGTCTCGATCAAATCGGGCGTCCAGGACGGCTACACGACGGGCACGCCAATCGGGATGGTCATCCAGAACAAAGACGCGCGTTCTGGCAAGTACGAGCCCTTCATCACCGCACCCCGGCCCTCTCACGGCGACTTTACCTACTCGGCCAAGTTCGGGACGCGCAACTGGGGCGGCGGCGGACGCTCCTCTGCGCGCGAGACGGTCAACTGGGTTGCGGCGGGCGCAATCGCGAAGAAACTGCTCGCACGCGAGGGCATCGAACTCAAGGCCCACGTGAACCAGATCGGCGACGTCGAAGCGCCCGAGGTGAGCTTCGAGGAGATGCTCGAGCACTCCGAGGAAAACGACGTTCGCTGTGCCCATCCTGAGACGGCCGAAGAAATGCAGGAGCTGATCGCTGCGTATCAGGAAGAGGGTGACTCAATCGGCGGTTCGATCTACTTCGAAGCGCAGGGCGTGCCGGTCGGCCTCGGCGCGCCTCGATTTGATTCCCTCTCGGCCCGCCTCGGCCAGGCGATGATTGCCGTGCCGGCGACGACGGCTTTCGAGTTCGGTCTCGGAACCGACGCCGCCGAGTGGACGGGCAAAGACCGAAACGATGACTGGGAGTTCGATGACGACGGCACCCCGGTTCCCGTCGAGAACGACCACGGCGGCATTCAGGGCGGTATCAGCTCCGGCGAGCCGATCTACGGCGAAGTCACGCTGCACGCGCCGACCTCGATCCCGAAGACCCAACAGACCGCAGACTGGGAGACGGGCGAACTCAAAGAGGAGAAGGTCATCGGCCGCCACGACCCGGTCCTGCCGCCGCGTGGCGTCCCCGTCGTCGAGGCGATGCTCGCACTGACGCTCGTCGACTTCATGTTCCTGTCGGGTCGGATGAACCCCGACCGCGTCGACGATCAACCCGGAAAGTACGATACGGACTATCACCCGAGCAACCCGGCGAACGAGTGA
- a CDS encoding 2,5-diamino-6-(ribosylamino)-4(3H)-pyrimidinone 5'-phosphate reductase encodes MHVVVNAAMSADGKLSSRRREQISISGESDFDRVDRLRADRDAVVVGVGTVLADDPRLTVKDDALCEQRRTDGQSSQPARVVIDSKARTPVDAAVLTDEAETYVCVSEAAPVGRRMDLADHAELVTAGDDRVDLLRAFAALQAAGLEQIMVEGGGELIFSLFENGLVDELRVFVGPTIIGGRDAPTLADGDGFVTNFPTLELETLERLDDGALLVWNS; translated from the coding sequence ATGCACGTCGTCGTCAACGCCGCCATGAGCGCGGACGGAAAACTCTCCTCGAGGCGCCGCGAACAGATTTCGATCAGCGGTGAGTCGGATTTCGACCGCGTCGACCGCCTGCGAGCAGACCGCGATGCTGTCGTCGTCGGCGTCGGGACCGTTCTCGCGGACGATCCACGCCTCACCGTCAAAGATGACGCGCTGTGCGAGCAGCGTCGCACAGATGGACAGTCCTCCCAACCCGCTCGAGTCGTCATCGACTCGAAAGCCCGCACGCCAGTCGATGCTGCTGTGCTCACAGACGAGGCCGAAACCTATGTCTGTGTCAGCGAGGCCGCTCCTGTCGGGCGACGGATGGATCTCGCCGATCACGCAGAACTCGTGACCGCGGGCGACGACCGTGTCGACCTCCTTCGCGCGTTCGCGGCGCTCCAGGCCGCCGGCCTCGAGCAGATCATGGTCGAAGGCGGCGGGGAACTCATCTTTTCGCTGTTCGAAAACGGGCTGGTTGACGAACTCCGCGTGTTCGTCGGGCCGACGATCATCGGTGGCCGCGACGCGCCGACGCTGGCCGACGGCGATGGGTTCGTCACCAACTTTCCGACGCTCGAACTCGAGACACTCGAGCGACTCGACGACGGCGCGCTGTTGGTCTGGAACTCATAA
- a CDS encoding thiamine pyrophosphate-dependent enzyme produces MSAFNAIGEEREIDRDEFTPGVEPQPTWCPGCGDFGVLKSLKQALPEAGKNPEEVLTVTGIGCSGKLNSYLDTYGFHTIHGRSLPVARAAKLANPELEVIAAGGDGDGYGIGGNHFIHTARENHDMTYIVFNNEIFGLTKGQTSPTSPKGHKSKTQPSGSAKTPIRPLSQSLTAGASYVARTAAVNPNQAKEIIKEAIEHDGFAHVDFLTQCPTWNKDARQYVPYIDIQESDDYDHDVNSREEAAEIMRETEDVLNEGTVLTGRYYVDDDRPSYQQEKKAVGEMPDEPLAERYFDDDAEWERSYDLLERHK; encoded by the coding sequence ATGAGTGCATTCAACGCAATCGGTGAAGAACGAGAGATCGACCGGGACGAGTTCACCCCCGGTGTCGAACCACAGCCGACCTGGTGTCCTGGCTGTGGCGACTTCGGCGTCCTGAAGTCGCTCAAGCAGGCACTCCCGGAAGCCGGCAAAAATCCTGAAGAGGTGCTGACCGTTACCGGAATCGGCTGTTCGGGCAAACTGAACAGCTACCTCGACACGTACGGCTTCCACACGATCCACGGCCGCTCGCTGCCCGTGGCTCGTGCTGCCAAACTCGCGAATCCGGAACTCGAGGTCATCGCCGCTGGCGGTGACGGTGACGGGTACGGCATCGGTGGAAACCACTTCATCCACACGGCTCGTGAGAACCACGACATGACCTATATCGTGTTCAACAACGAGATCTTCGGCCTGACGAAGGGCCAGACCTCGCCAACGAGCCCGAAGGGTCACAAGTCCAAAACGCAGCCATCCGGCAGCGCGAAGACGCCGATTCGGCCACTGTCCCAATCGTTGACCGCGGGCGCGAGCTACGTTGCCCGCACCGCTGCGGTCAACCCGAATCAGGCAAAGGAGATCATCAAGGAAGCCATCGAACACGACGGCTTCGCTCACGTCGACTTCCTCACCCAGTGTCCAACCTGGAACAAGGACGCCCGACAGTACGTCCCATACATTGACATTCAAGAGTCCGACGACTACGACCACGATGTCAACAGCCGCGAGGAAGCCGCCGAGATCATGCGCGAGACCGAGGACGTGCTCAACGAGGGCACCGTCCTGACTGGTCGGTACTACGTCGACGACGACCGCCCATCCTACCAGCAGGAAAAGAAGGCCGTCGGCGAAATGCCCGACGAACCGCTCGCAGAGCGTTACTTCGACGACGACGCCGAGTGGGAACGCAGCTACGACCTACTCGAGCGCCACAAGTAA
- a CDS encoding HIT family protein → MDEDCPFCRLLEGEQDDRVVYEDARTIAFLDENPACVGHTLVVPTAHRPDLLVADVETTTAVFETVQRVSSAMETALEPDGFSVFYSTGSIVGQVEHAHVHLLPRYEDDDISLSLHRTTLTEEVEADLAERIRAELS, encoded by the coding sequence ATGGACGAGGACTGTCCGTTCTGTCGCCTCCTCGAGGGTGAGCAAGACGACCGCGTCGTCTACGAGGACGCCCGAACCATCGCATTTCTCGACGAGAACCCCGCGTGTGTTGGTCACACGCTCGTCGTGCCGACTGCCCATCGGCCAGACCTGCTCGTCGCCGACGTGGAGACCACGACCGCCGTCTTCGAGACCGTCCAGCGAGTCTCGAGTGCGATGGAAACCGCCCTCGAGCCGGACGGCTTCAGCGTCTTTTATTCAACTGGGTCGATTGTCGGACAGGTCGAACACGCACACGTTCACCTGTTGCCGCGGTACGAGGACGACGACATTTCGCTCAGCCTCCACCGCACGACGCTCACCGAGGAAGTCGAAGCCGACCTCGCGGAGCGGATTCGCGCGGAATTGTCCTAA
- a CDS encoding PHP domain-containing protein: MKCFHAHSNYSDGEFLFRMARAAADAGLEGIGFADHCNVASRVAPQQERQLLGFNLDLTYERRRQALNELREESPIEIYDAVEMDYVPRDEPAIRSFLEEGNFDYALGSVHQIGEQNVQNASNFTALSDDDRDEIVTQYFDNLVALVESELFDVAAHVDLLERTPPLRGRSTTEQYRRVAEAFADSRTVPEINAGRALTDAAIVHPGPSFLEILQEYDVSVTVGTDSHEPAEIGKRAEFLADFVAETDLEVVEPPSLS, encoded by the coding sequence ATGAAGTGTTTCCACGCCCACTCGAACTACTCCGACGGCGAGTTTCTGTTCCGGATGGCTCGAGCAGCCGCAGATGCGGGTCTCGAGGGAATCGGCTTTGCCGACCACTGCAACGTCGCCTCGCGTGTGGCTCCGCAACAGGAACGACAGCTCCTCGGGTTCAATCTGGATTTGACCTACGAGCGACGCCGGCAGGCGCTCAATGAACTCCGCGAGGAGTCACCAATCGAGATCTACGACGCCGTCGAAATGGATTACGTTCCGCGCGACGAACCCGCGATTCGCTCGTTTCTCGAGGAGGGGAACTTCGACTACGCGCTCGGGAGCGTCCATCAGATCGGCGAACAGAACGTCCAGAACGCCTCGAATTTCACCGCGCTTTCTGACGACGACCGTGACGAGATTGTCACGCAGTATTTCGACAATCTGGTCGCACTCGTCGAGTCGGAACTGTTCGACGTCGCAGCCCACGTGGACCTCCTCGAGCGTACGCCGCCGCTGCGGGGCCGGTCGACGACCGAGCAGTACCGCCGCGTCGCCGAGGCGTTCGCCGACTCGAGGACTGTACCAGAAATCAACGCTGGCCGCGCGCTCACCGACGCGGCAATCGTCCATCCCGGTCCCTCCTTTCTCGAGATCTTACAGGAGTACGACGTGTCGGTGACGGTTGGGACGGACTCACACGAGCCGGCAGAGATCGGCAAGCGAGCAGAGTTCCTCGCGGACTTTGTCGCCGAGACTGATCTCGAGGTCGTCGAGCCGCCGTCGCTCTCTTAA
- the lrpA1 gene encoding HTH-type transcriptional regulator LrpA1 — protein MSTQATEDRILEVLEEDAQASYSEIADRAGVSKPTVRKYINQLEDNGVIVGYSAEIDPKKLSSQTIALVGLDVASERYVEATKTLKNLEEIESLYSSSGDHMLMAEVRAEDGDSLGEFISATLLEIDGVTAAHPSFLQERLK, from the coding sequence ATGAGCACGCAGGCAACGGAAGATCGCATCCTCGAGGTCTTAGAAGAGGATGCACAGGCCTCCTATTCGGAGATCGCCGACAGGGCTGGGGTATCGAAGCCAACGGTCAGAAAATACATCAATCAACTCGAGGACAATGGCGTGATCGTCGGCTACTCGGCCGAGATAGACCCGAAGAAACTCTCGAGTCAGACGATTGCGCTCGTCGGCCTCGATGTCGCGAGCGAACGCTACGTTGAGGCGACCAAGACGCTGAAGAACCTCGAGGAAATCGAATCGCTCTACAGTTCCAGCGGCGATCACATGCTGATGGCCGAAGTCCGGGCTGAAGACGGTGACTCGCTTGGGGAATTTATCTCTGCGACACTCCTCGAGATCGATGGTGTCACCGCTGCTCACCCGTCGTTTTTGCAGGAGCGCCTCAAATAA
- a CDS encoding OsmC family protein yields MSHVLRMAALEPGASSGTLLEWLIDEEDTVTAAAPIATVGTAGATETVISPAEGVFRRQFVTAGESVPPGTPIGVVAVPDETIDDCVAEAQQTLEDIDTHARDTSMPNRTVTASTDGGLSGQLEAGSFAWRYDEPAEYGGTETGPTPVDIFLGGLAACLSLSVRYQADKRDVAIGEIAVTTTATPDHGPVETLEATIRLETDADDETVDHLVDLAERGCHVSQLLRAEYGPTINWERGETTT; encoded by the coding sequence ATGAGCCACGTCCTGAGGATGGCCGCACTCGAGCCTGGAGCATCGTCCGGGACTCTCCTCGAGTGGCTGATCGATGAGGAAGACACAGTCACAGCCGCTGCCCCCATCGCAACCGTCGGTACTGCGGGCGCAACTGAGACTGTGATTTCGCCGGCAGAAGGCGTGTTTCGCCGACAGTTCGTCACGGCGGGCGAGTCCGTCCCGCCGGGAACCCCCATTGGGGTCGTCGCCGTCCCAGATGAGACCATCGACGACTGCGTGGCCGAGGCACAGCAAACGCTCGAGGATATAGACACCCACGCACGAGACACCAGCATGCCCAATCGGACCGTGACGGCCTCGACTGATGGCGGTCTCTCCGGGCAACTCGAGGCCGGATCGTTCGCGTGGCGATACGACGAACCCGCCGAGTACGGCGGTACGGAAACCGGGCCGACGCCGGTCGATATCTTCCTCGGCGGGCTCGCGGCGTGTCTCTCACTGAGCGTGCGGTATCAGGCCGACAAACGGGACGTCGCGATTGGAGAGATTGCTGTCACCACAACGGCAACGCCCGATCACGGCCCCGTCGAGACGCTCGAGGCGACGATCCGACTCGAGACGGACGCCGACGACGAGACTGTCGACCACCTCGTCGATCTAGCGGAACGCGGCTGTCACGTCTCGCAGTTGCTTCGCGCAGAGTACGGGCCGACCATCAACTGGGAGCGGGGCGAAACAACGACTTAA
- a CDS encoding dihydrodipicolinate synthase family protein, which produces MTSTGPTHDVSIRGVIPPTITAYTADEELDLEATAAHARFVVDRGVHGVFPLGTNGEFPMLKPDERAAVIGAVVEEVGDEVPVIAGVSAPSTRNTVSYARDAEEHGADAVVVGIPYYYPIDSEAIVEHYERVVDAVDIPVYIYHFPARMGNKLELETLDRIAAIDGIVGVKDSSGDVAWLGQAIDQNPDLTYLAGLDSLLFAELEIGCTGLVSAVSNVFPELTVDLYESYIDGEEARARELQSTVFDIWKAIDRGPYLGGVKSALDLHPEVEFDPGPMRRPLQRMSDREEVQLERTLRTLDLI; this is translated from the coding sequence ATGACGTCAACAGGACCGACTCACGACGTATCGATACGCGGTGTCATTCCGCCGACGATCACGGCGTATACGGCCGATGAAGAACTCGACCTCGAGGCGACGGCGGCTCACGCCCGATTCGTCGTTGACCGCGGTGTTCACGGGGTGTTCCCGCTCGGGACGAACGGCGAGTTTCCGATGCTCAAACCCGACGAGCGCGCGGCGGTCATCGGTGCTGTCGTCGAGGAAGTCGGCGACGAGGTGCCGGTGATCGCCGGCGTCAGCGCGCCGAGTACCCGAAACACCGTCTCGTATGCTCGAGATGCCGAGGAACACGGTGCAGACGCTGTCGTCGTTGGGATTCCCTACTACTATCCAATCGATAGCGAGGCCATCGTCGAACACTACGAGCGGGTCGTTGACGCGGTCGATATTCCGGTGTATATCTACCACTTCCCAGCGCGGATGGGCAACAAACTCGAGTTAGAGACGCTCGACCGCATCGCTGCTATCGATGGCATCGTCGGCGTCAAAGACTCGAGTGGTGACGTCGCATGGCTCGGCCAGGCTATCGACCAGAATCCGGACCTGACATACCTCGCTGGACTCGACTCGCTGTTGTTCGCTGAACTCGAGATTGGCTGTACGGGTCTCGTTAGTGCCGTCTCGAACGTCTTTCCGGAACTGACTGTCGACCTGTATGAGTCCTACATCGACGGCGAAGAGGCACGCGCTCGCGAACTCCAGAGCACCGTCTTCGATATCTGGAAGGCAATCGACCGTGGTCCCTACCTCGGCGGCGTGAAGTCCGCACTCGACTTACATCCCGAGGTCGAGTTCGACCCCGGCCCGATGCGCCGGCCGCTCCAGCGCATGAGCGACCGGGAAGAAGTCCAACTCGAGCGAACGCTTCGGACGCTCGATCTGATCTAA